In one Cervus elaphus chromosome 9, mCerEla1.1, whole genome shotgun sequence genomic region, the following are encoded:
- the LOC122700845 gene encoding nuclear envelope pore membrane protein POM 121C-like, with translation MGSYLSRPRPRPSSPALRGGDQPESPECLGPAHTASRVPPAFRVHSGAPTLDLARRLSYEGFMASPRRRLYRRRFVLVHQRLYSIQQARCLFWGFFSSVPRSGHQKPLPSACSSKMFYTSVILRMVSAKGRLTLRLPLKQTVICTWSSFSVHFPNLCVKEILVRALEESGQLRGKEEKDLKALAESRKGLAKQKKAHSAQESEVEQRKGSNPGGNAKSAFRRLMIDGVLSSFVPRPGPLVLCSKSSEDILIRNSQTYFLSSCSKRNAITSSYSSTRVFPQLQRSGPGAAGLLGSEPPHLHVLSEQTSEEGHGPNPSASMEPQRKIEDEKIADDHLRKKQNLNCSQSSDSSRTRKRKIPLLLPSRRNGPLILPPPLQIGYPVTAEVLDLEKRAAIQWINNVLEG, from the coding sequence ATGGGCAGTTACCTGAGCCGGCCTCGCCCTCGCCCGTCGTCACCTGCTCTGCGGGGCGGGGACCAGCCAGAGAGCCCCGAGTGCCTCGGGCCCGCACACACCGCCAGCCGTGTTCCCCCAGCTTTCCGGGTTCACTCGGGGGCCCCGACTCTGGACCTGGCTCGCAGGCTGTCCTATGAGGGTTTCATGGCTTCACCCCGTCGTCGTCTGTACCGTCGGCGGTTTGTCCTAGTCCATCAGCGGCTATATTCAATCCAGCAAGCCCGGTgtttattttggggttttttttcctctgtgcccCGGAGTGGCCATCAGAAGCCATTGCCGTCTGCTTGCAGTTCCAAGATGTTCTACACCTCAGTGATCCTGAGGATGGTATCTGCAAAGGGCAGACTGACGCTCCGTTTGCCTCTGAAGCAGACAGTCATCTGTACGTGGTCTTCATTTTCTGTTCACTTCCCAAACCTTTGTGTCAAGGAGATTCTGGTGAGAGCCCTAGAAGAGAGCGGTCAactgagaggaaaggaagagaaggaccTGAAAGCCTTGGCTGAGAGCAGAAAGGGGCTAGCAAAGCAGAAGAAAGCGCACTCAGCCCAGGAGAGTGAGGTTGAACAGAGaaagggctcgaacccaggtggGAATGCGAAGTCCGCGTTTAGACGCCTCATGATCGATGGGGTCCTCTCGTCCTTTGTGCCCAGGCCTGGGCCTCTGGTTCTCTGTTCCAAGAGCTCTGAAGATATCCTGATCAGGAATTCCCAGACCTACTTTTTGAGTTCATGCAGCAAGCGAAATGCCATCACCAGTTCGTACAGCTCCACAAGAGTTTTCCCACAGCTCCAGAGGAGTGGTCCAGGCGCAGCCGGGCTCCTGGGCTCAGAGCCACCGCATCTTCATGTGCTCTCAGAGCAAACCAGCGAGGAGGGCCATGGGCCTAACCCTTCAGCCTCAATGGAACCGCAGAGGAAGATCGAGGATGAAAAAATTGCAGATGACCACTtaaggaagaaacaaaacttaAATTGCTCACAGTCATCTGACAGTTCCAGGACCCGCAAACGCAAGATTCCTCTTCTGCTGCCCTCCAGGCGAAATGGCCCACTGATCTTGCCCCCACCCCTCCAGATAGGTTATCCAGTCACTGCTGAAGTCCTTGACCTTGAGAAGAGAGCTGCGATCCAGTGGATTAACAACGTCTTGGAAGG